A genomic region of Prionailurus bengalensis isolate Pbe53 chromosome D1, Fcat_Pben_1.1_paternal_pri, whole genome shotgun sequence contains the following coding sequences:
- the LOC122483474 gene encoding ubiquilin-3-like has translation MAKSGEALPQGNPAPIPDHHLIKVTVKTPKDKEDFSVTDTCTIQQLKEEISQRFKAHPDQLVLIFAGKILKDPDSLAQCGVRDGLTVHLVIKMQRRTMGTECPAASVPAPASSPRSFPQPSSMYPADGPPAFSLGVLTGLNGLGLTSGSFPDQPSSLMWQHVSVPEFVAQIIDDPFIQGLLSNTGLMRQLVLDNPHMQQLIQHNPEIGHILNNPEIMRQTLEFLRNPAMMQEMMRSQDRALSNLESIPGGYNVLRTMYTDIMDPMLNAVQEQFGGNPFATATTANATSSSSQPSRTENCDPLPNPWASTYGGSVGRRGRHPGDQDVSETRNRVPTILGNIRLYDYLQQLHETPQSLGTYLQGTTSTLSPSQEPPPPGNRVPPTSSSSQKRESGQPLPKESGAIKGKSSCPLFLRYPPESSTGQDRGQGGTGNGSTGHGTNMPDLVLGLGHSANKAPFIPSSASPMPATPGIPDHARLPPVAYPRSLRPTSVNQVPQLQDEMRRQLPLLLHLQAAMANPRAMHALLQIEQGLQILATEAPRLLLWFMPCLTGLGSMVGGTEPRGGALMPEDPPVAPAPEVPPAQGSVELGPHSTPFLQMWQTLSGANPQQMQPEIHFRVQLEQLRAMGFLNPEANLQALIATGGDVDAAVEKLRQA, from the coding sequence ATGGCCAAAAGCGGAGAGGCCCTGCCACAGGGCAACCCAGCGCCGATCCCGGACCACCACCTCATCAAGGTGACGGTGAAGACACCCAAGGACAAGGAGGATTTCTCAGTTACAGATACTTGCACCATCCAGCAGCTGAAGGAAGAGATATCTCAGCGCTTTAAGGCCCACCCTGATCAGCTGGTCCTAATCTTTGCTGGCAAAATCCTCAAGGACCCTGACTCACTGGCACAGTGTGGAGTGCGAGATGGCCTCACTGTCCACCTGGTCATCAAGATGCAACGCCGCACCATGGGCACTGAGTGCCCAGCTGCTTCagtccctgccccagcctccagccctagATCATTCCCTCAACCAAGCTCCATGTACCCAGCAGATGGGCCACCCGCCTTTAGCTTAGGTGTTCTCACAGGCCTCAACGGGCTAGGCCTGACCTCTGGTAGTTTCCCCGACCAGCCAAGCTCACTGATGTGGCAGCATGTCTCTGTGCCTGAGTTTGTGGCTCAGATCATTGATGACCCTTTCATCCAAGGTCTGCTGTCCAACACAGGCCTGATGCGCCAGCTGGTTCTCGATAACCCCCATATGCAACAGCTGATCCAGCACAACCCTGAGATCGGGCATATTCTCAACAACCCCGAAATCATGCGGCAGACATTGGAGTTTCTCCGCAACCCAGCCATGATGCAAGAGATGATGCGTAGCCAGGACCGGGCACTCAGTAACCTGGAAAGCATCCCTGGTGGCTACAATGTGCTTCGTACTATGTACACGGATATTATGGACCCGATGCTTAATGCTGTACAGGAGCAGTTTGGTGGCAATCCCTTTGCCACTGCCACTACTGCGAAtgccaccagcagcagcagccaacCTTCGAGGACAGAAAATTGTGACCCTCTCCCCAACCCATGGGCTTCCACATATGGGGGCTCTGTTGGCAGGCGAGGCAGGCATCCTGGGGACCAGGATGTATCTGAGACTAGAAATAGGGTTCCCACCATTCTGGGTAATATAAGGCTCTATGACTATCTTCAGCAATTACATGAGACCCCCCAGTCCTTGGGAACCTATCTGCAAGGGACTACATCCACTCTCAGTCCGAGCCaagaaccaccaccaccaggaAACCGAGTCCCCCCAACTTCATCCTCCTCCCAGAAACGTGAGTCAGGCCAGCCTCTCCCTAAGGAATCAGGAGCCATCAAGGGAAAGTCCTCTTGCCCATTGTTCCTGAGATATCCCCCAGAGAGCAGTACTGGACAAGATAGAGGTCAAGGTGGCACAGGGAATGGCTCCACTGGCCATGGCACCAACATGCCTGATCTTGTCTTAGGGCTGGGGCATTCTGCCAATAAGGCCCCATTCATCCCTTCATCAGCTTCCCCTATGCCAGCTACCCCTGGGATCCCCGACCATGCCCGGCTGCCACCGGTAGCTTATCCAAGATCTCTGAGGCCCACCAGCGTGAACCAGGTCCCACAGCTGCAGGACGAGATGCGCCGGCAGCTGCCCCTGCTGCTGCACCTTCAGGCAGCCATGGCCAACCCTCGTGCCATGCACGCGCTCCTACAGATTGAGCAGGGTCTGCAGATCCTGGCCACTGAAGCACCTCGCCTCCTACTGTGGTTCATGCCTTGCCTAACAGGGCTGGGAAGTATGGTAGGCGGTACAGAGCCTAGAGGGGGTGCCCTTATGCCTGAGGATCCCCCTGTAGCTCCAGCTCCTGAGGTAcccccagcacagggctctgtgGAGCTGGGCCCCCATTCCACCCCTTTCCTCCAGATGTGGCAGACTCTAAGTGGTGCCAATCCCCAGCAGATGCAGCCTGAGATTCACTTCCGGGTGCAGCTAGAGCAGCTGCGAGCAATGGGTTTCCTGAATCCCGAAGCCAATCTCCAGGCCCTCATAGCCACTGGGGGTGATGTGGACGCTGCTGTGGAGAAGCTGAGGCAGGCATAG
- the LOC122483473 gene encoding ubiquilin-3-like — MARAREEAGDSRLVSRREPSSRIIRVSVKTPQDCQEFMLAENSSVHHFKKQISKRLHYNTDQLVLIFTGKILRDQDILSQRGILDGTMVHLVVRTHLKGTPPGPGTLLGPTGHCVHRSGPSTSDSAGTLARMGRLARRSPDLADFLGQMAQLLMVFSEDPMVQGLANEKAANASHAPESSRPVQKSEPAPKALETLQNPARQQQLLQADKWGLEALKAVPGGDNAMHPVCSDIQQLMLFTLAPLLASKGHNPSSELYKEEVNAHSSTDTTTNIPTASAPARPFAQKVSAEEVTQARSVASNQANSGYGTGMRDVSLGQDLLFQDGQQPTGKTTLTGQLRPSPSALHRTLHVLQQNPALLHQLATGSPLRHHMPLLSILTNPRALQALIQIGKGLQILSKEVAGLGPYLWGQGRPHGTRQCPEARAGGQGQRADSIQPTLAVLQLLHALDNACFQSTQSSLPSSPLTEGLYQRELEHLRAMGFTNRDANLQALMATGGDSHAAIDRMLGVPEAQVPPANAPSAPPHGEGGKGRGKGGERK; from the coding sequence ATGGCCCGGGCTAGGGAAGAAGCAGGGGACAGCCGGCTGGTATCTCGTAGGGAGCCGTCATCACGCATCATCAGAGTGTCTGTCAAGACCCCACAGGACTGCCAAGAATTTATGTTGGCAGAAAATAGCAGTGTCCACCACTTTAAGAAACAGATCTCTAAACGCCTTCACTATAACACTGACCAGTTGGTGCTCATTTTCACTGGAAAGATCCTCCGGGATCAAGACATACTGAGCCAGCGTGGCATCCTTGATGGCACTATGGTCCACTTGGTGGTGAGGACCCATCTGAAAGGAACTCCGCCTGGTCCCGGAACTCTGCTAGGCCCCACCGGCCACTGTGTGCATCGCTCTGGACCATCCACCTCGGACAGTGCTGGGACGCTGGCCAGGATGGGCCGGCTGGCCCGGAGGTCCCCTGATCTGGCTGACTTTCTTGGCCAGATGGCTCAACTCTTAATGGTCTTCTCGGAAGACCCTATGGTCCAAGGCCTGGCAAATGAGAAAGCAGCCAATGCCAGCCATGCTCCTGAATCCTCAAGGCCAGTACAGAAATCTGAGCCAGCTCCTAAGGCTCTGGAAACCTTGCAGAACCCAGCCCGGCAACAGCAGCTCCTGCAGGCAGACAAGTGGGGGCTAGAGGCCTTGAAGGCAGTGCCAGGTGGTGACAATGCTATGCATCCAGTCTGCTCTGATATCCAGCAGCTCATGCTTTTCACTTTGGCCCCATTACTTGCCTCCAAAGGCCACAACCCAAGTTCAGAGCTTTATAAAGAGGAGGTCAATGCTCACAGCAGTACTGACACTACTACCAACATCCCCACAGCCTCAGCACCTGCCAGGCCATTTGCACAAAAGGTCAGTGCAGAAGAGGTTACCCAGGCCAGGAGCGTGGCCTCAAATCAGGCCAATTCAGGATACGGGACTGGTATGCGAGATGTAAGTTTGGGCCAGGATCTTCTCTTTCAGGATGGTCAGCAGCCCACAGGGAAAACCACTTTAACCGGTCAGCTTAGACCCTCACCCTCTGCCTTGCATAGAACCTTGCATGTCCTGCAGCAGAATCCAGCTCTTCTCCACCAGTTGGCAACTGGAAGCCCCCTGAGACATCACATGCCACTGCTTTCCATCCTGACCAATCCACGAGCACTGCAGGCATTGATACAGATAGGAAAGGGCCTGCAGATACTGTCCAAGGAGGTGGCTGGGCTGGGACCTTACTTATGGGGCCAGGGTAGGCCACATGGGACTAGACAGTGCCCTGAAGCtagggctggagggcagggccagagagcaGACTCCATACAACCCACCTTGGCTGTTCTTCAGCTTCTCCACGCACTGGACAATGCCTGCTTCCAGTCCACTCAATCCTCACTACCCTCATCCCCCCTCACTGAAGGCCTCTACCAGCGAGAACTGGAACATCTGAGGGCCATGGGTTTTACTAATCGGGATGCCAATCTACAGGCCCTTATGGCCACAGGCGGAGATAGTCATGCTGCCATTGACAGGATGCTGGGGGTACCGGAAGCCCAGGTGCCTCCAGCCAACGCCCCCAGCGCACCACCtcatggagagggagggaagggaagggggaagggaggggagaggaagtag
- the UBQLNL gene encoding ubiquilin-like protein gives MLHVISQTPKMAQSGRPSGLPTNENISPSVTRVIVKTAGKGEDFMIADNTSVRQFKEKLSAHFECQMDQLVLVFRGRLLKDHDTLRQRGIRDSHTIHLVIKSKHRSRSLAHSSQNLLAKDPCHRDRNTKGNNSGVHQLASVSHTPVESALPVEPDAPKVHTQDLEVGNPDCIAQMLQNPSIQQLLSNTAPMRQFISEHPDVQQLMQQNPEVSNLLDNSEILWQTLELARNLAMIQEIMQIQQPEQNLEHPLNPQSYPGLETMPGGDNPLGRSYADCNDHMLNSLQDPFGGNPFTALLEGHVLEPVQSSPLSPPQPQERRDQLPQLPTTRVIYTSSCGLSSITSANVAPDKVNHTSSASTTTISTKDRSHNWAIQQPAGVPALPIIELTQQPPAEDKDATTSRDSSDQKLKDDPQLSDEQSSSQITGSMVQLLLKNPYLAAQMMLFVTMPQLSEQCRQQLPTFLQQTQLSDMLLALANPKASQAILHIEQGLQLLATEAPVLLPWVAPYLWGLGWLPSPSCSYPDTVPWAWDVPDMAEPKGPECCHKSGAARQRLQSLAGDSSHLPQAPEIRFSQQMESLQAMGFGNHHANLQALIATEGDTGAAIRKLKRSQGF, from the coding sequence ATGCTGCATGTCATCTCTCAGACACCCAAGATGGCCCAGAGTGGGCGTCCTTCAGGTTTGCCTACAAATGAGAACATCTCTCCTAGTGTCACCCGAGTGATAGTGAAGACAGCAGGCAAGGGGGAGGACTTTATGATAGCGGACAACACCTCTGTGAGGCAGTTCAAGGAGAAGCTATCTGCTCACTTTGAGTGCCAAATGGACCAACTAGTGCTGGTTTTCAGGGGCCGCCTTCTTAAAGACCATGACACACTGAGACAGAGGGGCATCCGAGACAGCCACACCATTCATTTGGTCATCAAGTCCAAACATAGGTCCAGATCCCTAGCCCATTCCTCCCAGAACCTGCTGGCCAAAGATCCCTGCCACCGGGACAGAAacaccaaaggaaacaacagTGGGGTACACCAACTTGCCAGTGTGAGTCACACCCCAGTGGAATCGGCCCTCCCTGTGGAGCCTGATGCACCCAAAGTGCATACCCAGGATCTGGAAGTGGGTAATCCAGATTGCATAGCACAGATGCTACAGAATCCTAGCATCCAGCAGCTCCTGTCCAACACGGCCCCCATGAGACAGTTCATCTCAGAACACCCAGACGTGCAACAGCTGATGCAGCAGAACCCAGAAGTCTCCAACCTCCTTGACAATTCTGAGATCCTATGGCAGACTCTGGAGCTGGCCAGAAACCTTGCCATGATTCAGGAGATAATGCAGATCCAGCAACCTGAACAGAATCTTGAGCATCCACTAAACCCACAGTCATACCCGGGTTTGGAGACAATGCCAGGTGGGGACAATCCCCTGGGCCGGAGTTATGCTGATTGCAATGACCACATGCTCAACAGCTTGCAAGATCCCTTTGGGGGCAACCCTTTCACAGCTCTCCTGGAAGGACATGTTTTAGAACCAGTTCAGTCCTCACCCCTGTCTCCACCACAACCCCAGGAACGGAGGGACCAGCTCCCACAGCTCCCTACAACCCGAGTCATCTATACTAGTTCCTGTGGTTTATCCTCCATCACCTCAGCCAATGTTGCCCCTGACAAGGTGAACCATACTTCCAGTGCCAGTACTACCACTATCTCCACCAAAGACCGGAGTCATAACTGGGCCATTCAGCAGCCGGCTGGTGTACCAGCCTTACCTATCATAGAGCTTACCCAGCAGCCCCCGGCAGAGGACAAAGATGCCACGACCTCTCGAGATAGCTCTGACCAGAAATTAAAGGATGATCCCCAGCTGTCGGATGAGCAGAGCAGCTCCCAGATCACAGGAAGCATGGTGCAGTTGCTTTTGAAAAACCCCTACTTGGCAGCCCAGATGATGTTGTTCGTAACTATGCCCCAGCTGAGTGAACAGTGTAGGCAGCAGCTGCCCACATTCCTGCAGCAGACACAGCTTTCCGACATGCTTCTGGCCCTAGCCAACCCTAAAGCATCACAAGCAATATTGCATATTGAGCAGGGTCTGCAGCTGTTGGCCACAGAGGCTCCTGTTCTTCTACCCTGGGTTGCACCCTATCTATGGGGCCTGGGTTGGCTTCCTTCACCCAGCTGCAGCTACCCTGACACAGTGCCCTGGGCCTGGGATGTGCCAGATATGGCTGAACCCAAAGGTCCTGAGTGCTGCCACAAATCCGGAGCAGCCCGGCAGAGGCTACAATCCTTAGCTGGAGACTCTTCCCACCTTCCACAAGCCCCTGAGATTCGTTTCAGCCAGCAGATGGAATCTCTCCAGGCCATGGGATTTGGGAACCACCATGCCAATCTGCAGGCACTCATCGCTACTGAGGGGGACACCGGTGCTGCTATTCGCAAGCTCAAGAGATCCCAGGGATTCTAA